TGCAAGAGGCCAACTTCTTTCCTGGGAGGCCAGCCTACAGGGCTTCcaacttgggcaagttaatcCTTGCCTCTCATTTGGCCAATGAGAGAGGCTCAACACTTTCCCACATGTTCATCAGGTGCCTGCCCTCCTTTGTGGTGGGCTGGTTTGTCATCAGGACACAGTTTTCTCGAATGACTGGATTCCTGGGTGTTAACGGCCAAGAGATTTCTTGTCCTGATCCAGGAAGCTCCTATATGCTCATCTTAAACTGGGGTTCTACACATTTTCCATCTGGGAACTATTGATTATAATATAAAATCCCTGGAGGTCAGTGATCTGCCCCACTTTATCTCAAACCTCTCTCTATAGTTTCTCAGTAGGATAATTGGGAGAAAATTTGATGTTTTGGTTGACATCTCAGGGAATTGATATTTCATTTGGATTGAGCCCAAGTAAACAACTATTTCTGCCTGACACAGCAGAAAATATTCCTGCAGCTGGAAAGGACCACAATAATCCCGGAGTTTAACCTCTTGGATCCTCGTTGAGAATATCCACCATCAGAAACTCAAGCTGATTGGGGAGAAGTTCTAGGCAGagtctctggagtcagacagatctgCCCCTTCTAATTGggtaactttgggcaagtgatTTAAACTCTCTGAAGTACAGTTTCCTGATGATAAGTACAGGTCTCATAGGTCATTGTGAAGATACTTAATGGAATAACTATGAAGTCCTCAGCAAATACTTGGAAAATAGGATGTGACAGTAAATGATAGCTGCTATTATTTATTACTATTCTCACTCAGGAAGAAGTTAGGTGAGCATCTGTCAGGGATCTTTGCAGGATGGAGGACcgaattggaagacttaacacACGTCTGACTCAGATAGTGCTGGGGATGAAGCCCACCCTTCCCCCTATTGTAGTTTGCTCCTTCTGGCCTCTGTTCTCACTTATAAAAATGGGGTTACAAATATCATATGGGAATTTTATAAGGATTGAATATAAAATTGCAGCACTAGATGTAAAAATATCTACACATGGTTTACTCATAATAGCTACTCAGGGATTTTAGAAATTGTTATTGTCTATGCTGGAAGGCCTTAGATGAGGCACCGGGCTCCTAGGAGGGACCAAGAGCTCTCAGGGTAATAGGAGGCTGGTGAGGGTGGTGGCTAGACAGAGGTGTTAGCACCCTCacctttactgagcacctgccgAGGGTCAACCCTGTGCTGGGGACCCTGAGAAGCCTCGTCAGGTGCTGGCCCCAGGAGGTGCACAGGTTTGGCAGGGAGGCAGACGGGGGCCATGTAATGGGGTGGGAGTCCTGTTTGAAGGGTGAGGACGGTCGGGCTAGCTGTCGGTGTCTCTCCCAGGGCTGTGGTCTATACTTTCCCTGTTGGTGACCTACTTCCACAGGAGGATGCTGCTGTAGCTTCTTGTCATCTCTGCTCTGGATCTCGGGGCCTGGGGTGAGTTTTCTTTCACTGGGTCACAAGTGCTTTTGGCATCAGCCTCAGCCTGGTTTCATTTGGAAATCATCCTCTCCTGTGTCCTCACTCCTCCCCACTAGCTATGTTCCCCTTCAGAGCCTGGCTCAGGTGCCCCCATGCCCTGCTGAGATGGGCTCCCATCCTTAGCAGCCTCTCCAGCCTGCCCAGCACACCTTGGCTTCAGTGTCATGGTCAAGTATTTGTTCCTGATGATTTCACAGAAGGACAGACTCTCAGAACCATGGTGGAGACCCTTAACAACCTCATcttaaagacagagaaacaggccACATTGtggcagtgacttgcccaaggtcctcTGACAATTTTGGGGTGGCTGCAGAGTCTAGTGGTTATCAACACAGCACTGGGGTCAGACAGCCTGGGTTGGTATGCAAGTCCACAGCTTAAAACCCATATCGCCTTAGACaaataacctctctgaacctcagtttctcctctgtaTAGAGGAAGTAGTTAATTTGCTTTGCTTATCTCACaaagttgttttaagccacaaaactGATAGTGCCCTTGAAAATGCTTTGTACATTACAGAGCCAGCCTGTGGGAGGTGATGTGGGTGACATTGCTGGTTCTAGTGGCTATTGCCCCCATGACCTCTGGTACCGAATAGGCAGAGGGGGATGAGGCATGTTCGTGATGATTAATCCTCCATTAATCCTATCTTAAAAAATCTAGTTTGTGAGGGCAGTCACAACAATCTGTAAATTTCTGTATTTCAAGAACCTTGTCTGGATCACTAGGTGCTTAATATATGAATACGTGTTAACGTGATGATGGCCATCTTGGTACATGACACTCTGATCTATTAATATGTATATGAGTGAACGGGGAAAGGCAGAGCTGCTCAGATGAGGAGGCAGGAGAGACTGCACTGAGTCTGAAATGGAGGGAGGcttggggaggatggggagagtgAAGGTCTCATTGGGGCAGATGTGAGAGGCAGAGGCGGAGTGAGGCCAGATGCATCCGTggttttcctcttctttgtttcctAGAGGAAGTCAGGTGACTTGGGGAGGCCGAGAGGCTGTTggctgggggggcaggggggatgtGGAGCCTCTGCCTAAGAGCTGGTCCACGTGTTCTCCGAGGGCCGGCACCAAGTGCAGTGTTCCTTCCCAGGGGATTCCCCACAGTTGTCTTGGAATGAAACCCAAGCCAGAGGGCTGTCAGAGGAGCTTCTGGACCTGTTTGTTGACATCTCACAGCTCATTCTCAAGGGTCGCAGTGGTGAGGCCATTTGGGGGTGGCCTGGGGCTTCTTAGGGGGCCAGAAGTATTTCTCAGGACGTCACTAtggctgggctgggtgggtggggtggggtggaaccCCAACTAGTCCCCTGGATTGTCCTGAGTCCTTAGGCAAGGGTGGGTTCCAGGAAAAAGAGGAAACCCAGGGAGAAAAGACAAAGGTCCCAGTCCCCAGCTCTCCAGGTGGAAACACTGCATCCCTCAGAGAGCTCCTGGGAGTCCCCAAGTAAGGATAGTGAGGGAGAGCTGGGGAGGTCCTGGGTCCTGTGTGGGGCTCTCACGGCCCTGCCCACAGTGTATTTTCATCTGAAGGAGGGAGATCCGTACTCAGTGTTCATGGGGCTTCCTGTGGGTTCTGCCGGGGAGAGTGAGGAGAGTGGTTTGAGGAGAGTGGCAGAGCTTTCCTCAGAGAGTCATGTTCTGAGGGGACAGCCGATGAAAGGCAAGTCAGACACCGGGGCAAATGCCAGTGGGCACCACGCATCCCGAGGCGTCCATGCTGACGTGCTTCATGAGAAGTAGGCTCAGAACCCCGGGGTTGGGCGGGGGGTGCTGCTGGGACTGCTTTCTGCAGGCAGAGAAGAGGTGAGGATGGGCATAGTCCTCCAGGGAAGTACAAGGAGGAAGTGTTTGGAGAACAAGGCCACTTGACTTCTCAGGCTGAGTGTGGAGTCTGCATGGGGATTTGTTTTACCTTAAACGGGATATGGAGATGGGAAGGGGTGGCTGTGGTGATGCAGGCCTCCTCCTGGGGCCTCTCCCATCACAGAGGACCCAGGGTGGCCTGGACAGCCTGCGGGGGGCACGGGCAGGGCCTTAGCATGCCAGCCTGTGGTTCCCCCCCAAACCCCCCACCAGGTGCGTCCACCGTTGTCTCCTGCAAGGAGTTGGGGGAGAGATTCCTGACCTGCAGGGCACAGCTGACCCGGCCTGTGGCCTGTGTCATCATGGACCAGCTTACGGGGATAAAGTGCCAGGAGCAGAAAGTGTGCAGCTGGAAGCTGCGGGGCCTGCAGTCCCGTTCAGTCTACAACAAAGGCTGGTGCGATGTGGCCTACATGTAAGAGGCTAGTGGGGTCCCCGGAGCCCACATTCGAGTTATCCCTCTGAGGCGGCCTCCTGTTCccccttctctgtttttcttaatttcccattCATGTTGCTTttctaatgaattaaaaaatgctaatacaaacaaaatccaaaatcccCCAGGGGTCATGAGGAAGACAGCTCTGAGCCATGTATGTCGATGTGGTCTTTGCCGCTGGGAGCTCCCGGAAAGAGCAAGAGAGGTCTTGTAATAAGTACAGTTGCCCCCTTGGAGCTCGAAGAATATTTCAGTTTACAAAGGTCTTTGCAAGTATTACTCAAGTAGGCTCTCCCAGTCACTCTGAGGAATGGGCAGGAGAAATATTACCACCCCTGTGTCACAGGTGAGGATGCTGTGGTCTGGAGAAGTTAGagaatttgctcaaagtcactcAGAGAGGGAGCATGGACCCAGAACGATTCCCAGCCTGCCTCCTAATCCTGCCTTGTTCCACTTCTGCACACAGACGGGGCTTTTACCCCGAGAGGTACCAGGTACCCTGAAGGGTCACCTCATAGTGCGACTGGGATCCCATAGGAGATATCCCACTGGGGATGCAAGGAGGAGGGCCCCGTGTTAAAAGCAAATGTGTGAGGCAAGGAGATGCTTCCACTGTGTATTGAGTAACCCCTCTGCGGATTATCTGTGGAGTGGAGGCCCACAACCTCCTCTTTTCCCCCTCAAGAATcaggatatatatgtatttgtagaagaagacagagagagagggggaatggTGCTCTCCCCCCTGAATTCCAAAGACAAACATAAATGCTTTCTGAATTATCCACTTTGGAAAGGATAACCCacgttttcttcttcatttatttttagctgcaaaTAAGTAAAAGCAGCTTGAAGCCCCTGTTTTAGCCACCAGAGCCCctgggggccagggtggggggcGTCTTCCCTTCCACCCTCTGTGGACGCTGTGTTCACTACAGCTCAGCTGCTGTCCCTACCACTAGTGCACCCACCGCCCCGCCATTGTCACTGCTGTGTTGTCTACTTCAGCCACTGCATCTCGAAGTCAGGTTTTTGCAGTGACAGTGTAACAGTCTCCAGTTTGTACCTTGCAGCTGCTGTAGCCATAGGGGCTATTTTCACATTGAACTGACCAAAGGCTGCAGGGACAGAGCAGCCTGCTGAAAGTACTCCAGCAAAGCCAGGGACATGGCGGACACCCTGAGGCCCCAACCTGGTCCTCAGACTAATGTCAGCACAGGGTGGGAGGTCAACCACCAAGGCTTATCAACCATCTGATATTCTATGCCATAAAGAAGGGTCACCTGTCACTCAGGTATATCCAGCCACTTCTCTTGAAAGAAGAGAGCTGCCTGGTCCCTCAATAGCCACTGATGCCCAGGAAAGGTAAAGCTCCTCAGTCCTGCTTCACCCTCCTCCCAGTTACCACCCAACTACAGTAGGGAATGCTTTTTCTTACTGGTGTTCATTGGTTTCTTGGACCAAGAACATCTCATGCTGAGATCCGGAAAATTCTGAGAGGGCACCTTGCTGGCCTCCTCTCCTTTCCACTAGAACCATATGGCCATGGAACCTTACttgacataaatatatatgtacacacattttCACtcaattagtaaatatttatggaataccaGCCACTCTTCCAGGTACTGAGGATGCAGCAGTGATCAAAACAGAGAAAACTGCACATTTCAGTGgagaaagatagaaaatgaagaaatcaacAAGTCAAATATGTATGATGTCAGATGGCATGAGGACTATGGAGAAGAACAGAGCATGAAAATGGGGTGGggtaaacatatatacatatttgtgtatattacaTGAACGCACATAGACATACAAAATCTCTGTCACACACgcacgtacacacatacacagacacatttcaaaatgcaaaaacaagtcaagtttctgtttttttgtgtcagtactatactgtcttgattactgtagctttgtagtatagtctaaagtcagggagtctgattcctcccgctccgtttttttccctcaagactgctttggctattcggggtcttttttgtctccatacaaattttaagattttttgttctggttctgtaaaaaatgctattggtaatttgatagggattgcactgaatctctagattgctttgggtagtatagtaattttcacaatattgattcttccaatccaagaacatggtatatctctccatctgtttgtaacatctttaatttctttcatcagtgtctaagagttttctgcatacaggtctgttgtctccttattgattagctctagtagttttctggtgacatctttaggattctctatgtatagtatcatgtcatctgcaaacagtgacagctttacttctttcttgatttggattccttttatttctatttcttctctgattgctgtagcttaaacttccaaaacaatgttgaataatagtggtgagagtgggcaaccttgtcttgttcctgatcttagtggaaacggtttcagtttttcaccattgaggatgatgttggttgtgggtttttcatatatagcctttattatgttgagataagttccctctatgcctactttttgaaggtttttttttttatcataaatgggtgttgaatattgtcaaaagctttcccttcatctattgagatgatcatatggtttttctctttcagtttgttaatatggtgtatcacattgattgatttgcgtatattgaagaatccttgcattcctgggataaaccccacttgatcatggtgtatgatccttttcatgtgctgttggattctgtttgctattattttgttgaggatttttgcatcaatattcatcagtgatattggcctgtagttttctttctttgtgacacttgtccatttcttccagctttttcattttattggcatagagttgtttgtagtagtctcttaggatgctttgtattNNNNNNNNNNNNNNNNNNNNNNNNNNNNNNNNNNNNNNNNNNNNNNNNNNNNNNNNNNNNNNNNNNNNNNNNNNNNNNNNNNNNNNNNNNNNNNNNNNNNNNNNNNNNNNNNNNNNNNNNNNNNNNNNNNNNNNNNNNNNNNNNNNNNNNNNNNNNNNNNNNNNNNNNNNNNNNNNNNNNNNNNNNNNNNNNNNNNNNNNNNNNNNNNNNNNNNNNNNNNNNNNNNNNNNNNNNNNNNNNNNNNNNNNNNNNNNNNNNNNNNNNNNNNNNNNNNNNNNNNNNNNNNNNNNNNNNNNNNNNNNNNNNNNNNNNNNNNNttttattgatttgagtcctctccctctttttcttgatgagtctggctaatggtttatcaattttgtttatcttctcaaagaagaagcctttggttttattgatatttgctattgttttctttgtttctatttcatttatttctgcaatgatctttatgatttctttccttctgcttactttgggttttgtttgttctttctctagttctttaggtgtaagtttagattgtttgtttgagttttttcttgtttcttgaggtaggcttgtattgtcataaacttcccttttagaactgcttttgctgcatcccataggttttggattgtcgtgttttgttgtcatttgtctctaggtattttctgatttcctctttgatttcttcagtgatctcttggttatttagtaacgtattgtttagcctgcaggtgtttgtgtgttttacttttttttccactgtaattgatttctaatttcataaggttgtggtcagaaaagatgcttgatatgatttcaattttcttaaatttactgaggcttgatttgtgacccaagatgtgatctatcctggagaatgttccgtgcgcacttgaggaGAAAGAGTAATctgagtgggtctcttgtaggcaacatatatataggtctttttttgtatccattcagtaagcctgtgtcttttggttggagcatttaatccattcatgtttaaggtaattattaatatgtatcttcctattaccattttcttaattgatatgcatttgtttttgtaggtccttttcttctcttgtgtttcctacttagagaagttcctttagcgtttgttgtagagctggtttggtggtgctgaattctcttaacttttgcttgtctgtaaagcttttgatttctccatcgaatctgaatgagatgctttctgggtagagtaatcttagtagtaggttcttccctttcatcactttaaatatgtcatgccattcccttctggcttgtagattttctgctgagaaataaacTGTTAACATtattggagttcccttgtatgttatttgtcgtttttcccttgttgctttcaataatttttctttgtctttaatttttgtcagtttgattgctATGtatctcggcatgtttctccttgagtttatccagTCTGGGAtttttctgcacttcctggatttgggtggctattttctttcccatgttagggaagttttcaactataatctcttcaaatattttctccagtcctttctctctctcttctccttctgggacccctataatgtgaatgttgttgtcacagaggtctcttaggctgtcttcatttctttttattcttttttcttcattctgttccatggcagtgaattccaccattctgtcttccaggtcacttatccgttcttctgcctcagttattctgctattgattccttctagtgtatttttcattttagttattgtattgttcatctctgtttttttttaattcttctaggtgtttgttaaacatttcttacatcttctcaatctttgcctctattctttttctgaggtcctggatcatcttcactatcattattctgaattctttttctggaaggttgcctatttccacttcatttagttgtttttctggggttttatcttgatCCTTCATCTAGTACaatgtcctctgccttttcattttgtctatctttctgtgaatgtggttttctttccacaggctgcaggattgtagttcttcttgcttctgccatcttccccctGGTGGATCTTAACTCTATTCTTAATTAGCTTCCCTCTCTTAGTGCTTTTACGTGCACATGATAGGGTTAACACTGTGAGTGTGCATCTTCTGCTACCATGGCGCCTTAGCCCTTCAAGTTAGCTTTGGTACGCTGGCCTGTTACTGAAGCTGGCATGTGGAGATAGCATTGTATTTATATAGTAAGCCAAATAGAACTTGTACAAGGTCTTTTCTGATTGATGCACAGCTTGTGGAGGGTAGACGGAGCTTCACAATCCGTACACTTCTGGTGTTTGAGGATGTTGCAGATGTGTTGCTGCTTAAAACCACATGGAACCTCGTTTAGATTCTAGTTCCTATGAAGCCAGGGATGCTTGTTTAACCCTTTTGGTTTTCTATTGTGTCAAGTTTAGGTAATAATGAAATTTTCTGTATtggtatttaaaggaaaaagagagggagaactTATAATGTTGCAcataaattgaagtataaaataCCCACATATTTCCACACTGAGTAAGCTAAAGGCAACGAATATTGCCCCTCCTTAAGGAGGTCTTCATCTGTAGATGGGTGGGAATGAGATGAGGGAGAGTCACCAGGGAACTGACATGAGGTGGTCATGGGCTGTGGACCTCAGGGCTTAACTCTGTCTGAAATgtcctcctccgcctcctccatTTCTTTGCCTTGTCAAGTTCTATTCATCCTTCAGTTCCCAGTCTAAATGTTATGTGTTCAGAGATGAACCGaaccccacccctcctcccccacagcTATACACTCATTCAGAAACTTGCCCCTTTCCAGCACTTCACGATTTGGAACTGTATCTTTAATTCTGCTGTTATTTTATACCTGTCTTCCTCACTAGACCTCCCCAGTGTACCCCCAGCTCCTGGGATGGTGTCGGTACACTAGCACATAATAGTagcctaataaatatttgtggaatgaatgaatgtcctCAGTATCTTTTCTGCAACTGTGGGGTTGAATCAGGTGACCTGGGCGTTTTCCACATCTGAGATACCTTAGGGTCTGAGGGTCCCAGTAAGGGCTCTGAGTCCTGTGGCTCTTGGAGTAGAGGGTGGGTGAAGGAACAGCAGCAGAAGGGAGCTGGAGTCCCACCCTGGTTGGGCCGGTAGGTGGTGAGAGTGAGCTGGTTCCCTGGCCAGGACTGGGGGATGGGGAGTCACTGGTGGGTGTGGGGTTGGAGCACCTTTGCCAGAGCTGAATACCTGGACCTGCTGGGTGAGGAGGCGGGGTGCCCAGCTGGTGCAGgtgcaggaaggaagagagaatgcCTGGAGATGCAAATGTGCTGGGGCACTGGTTTCAGGGGTGTGTTGGGTGTTGGAGTACTGGTACTTCTGGCAATAAAACCACTCTTGGCACATCAGGATGTAGAGTGGCAAGGCAGCCTCTCCTGAGACTTGGAGGTCTGAGAGGAGCCCCGCCCTGCCTCCCAGAGGGGTTTCCAGTGCTGCCTTGGGACGTCTCCTACTTGCTCTTGGTCAGCTCCTGCTCCCACTGTTCTCACAAATATTCTCACATTTCACTTCCTTCCTCAAGCTTCCATCCCAACCCTCTTACTCTCAGAGAAATTGGGCCCCATCCAGCAAGACCTCTCTCAACTTCCTGTGACCTTGCAAATGTTCCTGCA
This genomic interval from Physeter macrocephalus isolate SW-GA chromosome 4, ASM283717v5, whole genome shotgun sequence contains the following:
- the LOC102982007 gene encoding LOW QUALITY PROTEIN: peptidoglycan recognition protein 3 (The sequence of the model RefSeq protein was modified relative to this genomic sequence to represent the inferred CDS: substituted 2 bases at 2 genomic stop codons), which translates into the protein MLLXLLVISALDLGAWGDSPQLSWNETQARGLSEELLDLFVDISQLILKGRSGASTVVSCKELGERFLTCRAQLTRPVACVIMDQLTGIKCQEQKVCSWKLRGLQSRSVYNKGWCDVAYMVGGQPPRLINHLIFYAIKKGHLSLRYIQPLLLKEESCLVPQXPLMPRKGKAPQSCFTLLPVTTQLQ